A region of the Vigna unguiculata cultivar IT97K-499-35 chromosome 9, ASM411807v1, whole genome shotgun sequence genome:
ATCTCTCAAACTACCTTTCTGTTCTGTCATACCCTGTGGTGACCGTTTGATACGCTTCCGAAGTACAAGtacgtaaaaaaaaatcaacactaTGGCTAGCACAACAATTCCTCCTAGGAAGTAAAACAATGTTCCTCCAGATTTGTGCTCTGGCTTGGTAGAAGGTGAAGCTTCTGTTGCAATCAATCACAAACTTTATTAAAGATCACATGATTCATGATCTATGTTCAAGACTTGGTAAAATGAAAGAAGATACATCTAAGAAGTTCTACCAAAACCTTATTTGAAGTAGTTACAATGTTCAGttttgttcaaatttatgaaattagttGGTGCCCATTTAACAATTTACTGGGTCATGTCATGTGgttttcaaattgattcaattcAATGCTACTAAATATTCCTGAAGCATTCTAGTTTTGATGGGTGATCAAAATGTATGTATGCTCAAGTTATGATGCATGAATTTGCAATATTGCTATAACAAAAACAAGTTTGACCCACTGTGGCAATTGTGCAGACACAAATTGAGAAAACGAAACCTTGGAGTATTCTGGGAGACATTCTTGGAGAAAGAAAGGAAGCTTTCTGTGGTTCAATTTCAACCTCACCTCACAGCCATGAAGTAGACATTGgcaaaaaatatgaatgaaagtCAACAACAATAGCACTGGCAACAACCACTAATTTCTGGCATTAATTTTTTCTTGctttgtgttattttatttattaatttgtactTTATGTTGAGAAAACAGAAAGAGATTGACACTTCAAATATGTGACAGAAGAAGGGAGAAGTATTCAAAGAATGTCCCATAGAATAGATCGAAAACAAGGCGAAAGTGATTCATTCGGCCAGAAATATGCCAATGATTGGTTACATAGGACTCTTGAACacatgttttttaatatattttttacaagagttgaaaaaaaattagaatacctCAGAAGAACATAAACAACTTTGAGACTTACCCCAAGTTTCATTTGAAGCCCAACAAGTTTAAAACATCCTCTGTTTTTGACTCTTGTGACATTACAAAGGACACACAATTGAAGGTGTAACAAACAATTACATTCACTGTGGTTGAACTGTCTCTTCCACTAAGAACAAAAGTTAAGTCTATAAAAAGGACTCATACTAACATTATCAAGTAGTACAATTTTTCTCATGACAACTTTATGTTTCTtctatgttaattaaattaaatgaaggAATATGGCGATAAAAACAAGTAGCACATTGTTGGAGTAATCTACACCTCATGAAATTCAAGCCATCacttaaaatctaaatatatcTAATGGTTGGAAATATTCTAGccacaatttaaatattttcatttttaaaatgataaaaaaaaatgtatttcctTAACGCAATTTCggaatttcaaaaataagaaTTGAAATTTGAATATACTAAACCAAAGAAGAGATAGGAACAGAAAGTCACACCCTCCAAGAAAACTTCCATCAtttgaaaataaacatgttttaaaaataatgcatGGAGCTAATAGAAGAAATCTCACTTGTGCAATGAAAGACACCGAGATTTCACTGTAAATCATCTTTAATTGTTTACGTAAAATAACATGGTtggttatttttcatttcatgagATTGCAgtgaatatttaatattaacaaTACATAGTAACTTATCTTTtaaagtatatatacatatataatatggGATTTTCATTTTTGCTTGGAATAGAGTGCACGTCTTTTTTTACgaaaaagtatataatatatactttgaAACTTGGAATCATGATAAGTCCAGCAGAGGTGTTGCTTCTTTTGTTATGGAGGCATTATTCTTATGAAAGTGACACCttagtttgtaaaaaaatgataaataatgttggaatcaaatttaaatttaagtctttgatgaaaaattattatttatatgaaaaactaGACCCAAAATGATTGAAGAAGAATAACTTCATCTTGGTGGTGGAAAGTGATTGATTGCTTTTGATTTGTTACATGTACACAATCATTCTAGACAGCATTTTATCCCATGCCTAATCCCTAATCCTTATATATAAATGCATGCATTCTTTGATCGTTACAACAATAATTGCACCATATTTAAACCTAATCTACACACCAAAGATAAACACTAACCACAGTTTTAAAATGACCCTTCACCAAACACCCTTTGGAACCAACATTGCGTCACTTTCTCAAAAAGcaagtatatatattattcttataGTTTTATGctattacaaaaatttaagcTTTTATTTGTGTAAACAAAGTTTGATGCAATATCTATGATTATTTGTTAGCACTAACGTGTTAGCGTAATAATTAACACACAATTATCGgttaaattaaatagataaaaaaagttGATAGCTGCAATTAAGATGAACACAATCAgagttgaaaaaataatgagttgAAAGGAACCAATGTGCATGGTGTACTGTGGTTGTCATCCAATTAATCTGCAAAACCGAGTGGTCTAAATGAAAGACACTGATTTTGATGTCTGATGCGAAACATGAATGAATAATTTCAGACTCTTTCtctttaactaaaatttcagACTGAATTTTATTAAGGTGTTGATGGAATAGGTGACCCCAAGTTTGTTTATGGTGGGGAATccctaattaattttatgtaaatCCATGCAATTCGAATAGGCTCACACTGCATTAAGTCCAGATTAGGGTTAGCTATTATACAATCTTATTCAGCTGTGATGAATGGTGACGAATCACAGCCAGCTTTAGATGAAAGCAACACTTGACCAGTGTAAGACCTATATTTTGGAACAAAgcattcataatatttaaacGCAAAgaactttaatataaaatattaagagttaaatatgtttttggtactcgagtttcagtgaaatttggaattagtgtTACTTTAACacttttgactaatttagtcattcatctttaaaaatgtgtgaacttagtcattttaatccaattttgttaagtttacctgatgtttcaagcacatttcatgatagtatttgaattatttacatcgtttgacatattttcgcttcaatgttaactcaaatattatcataaaatgagtttaaaatgttaaataaatttaacaaaatttactaagaaggactaaattctCGCATTTCTataaatgaatgactaaattggtataaaatttcgaagagagattaattccaaaattcacttaaactcAAACCTTAAGGAACCAAAAACGTATTTAActcaaattaattacataaatcaCAAATACTAATATAAGACTTAATGTATCCCACACATTCCTCTCAATCAAGCTGTCATTTATTTTACCATTTCACACACTGCACACATCACTCTCTTAATccatataataacaataatccatataaacttaaaaaaatttaagttctatttttattaatattaaactatttttacaatgctatttataaatataatatatctgCATATACATagatataaatcaaatatatatatatatatatatatatatatatatatattttaaaaattttacaattaaataaaatttgttaatctATAGTAATacgtttttaaaaatatttcttaacaaTAGAAAAATCAATTCGATATTGTAGAACTAAATTTTCATCGATTTTTTGACAGAAGGTAACATAAACACAATTAGTTCCAGCAGCTGAAATTCTTACCTTAAGAAACAGTCGTGTTTGGTAAATAAAAATGGcgttttttaattgttttcaaaaagaCTAAtacttttcagaaaaaaataaaaaataacaatagatATGCAATTGTATCTTTTGAAGATagaaattagtttgtttaaagtttttgttaGGAAAATCTGAAGCCATAGAAAACACGAGTGCAATTGAGTTTTAGGATATGATTATAGAAAAGGATACATACATAGTCTCCAACTacataaaaaaacaatgatGTTTATCAGAATAGGTTGTATAGGGTATGGGGAGGAGGTAGTAATAATAGATTGATTCATGAAACAATTGACTGTGGAGaagattattattgttattatacaTAACAACAAAAGATTAGACAGCAGCCAATTTGATTTGATGCATGAAGCCATTTCTGATTTGATGTTTGGATATTGAAAACCAATAGTTATAACCTCATACAACCACACACAAATAACATATTAACAATTAGTTAAAAAGTGAGAACCTAAATTGATGAGACTGCACTTGGATATTATCCCTCCTTAGCTGTCATGGTCCCATCTCTCACCTTGCCAAGTCAACCAACAATACCATTTCTTCACAATTTTTATCTCTCCATAATTAACATAttataaactttattaattaaacattgtttaattagctttaaaaaaacaaaaaattacccaagtaataatatcatatataatcaACATATTTGGCTAATACATAAAAAGAACAACACTATAATCATCTACCATTGAAGTTAGATGATTTTCCTTTTCTCACAACCACTTCCTCCACTTTCAAATCCAATCACCCTTTACATTAATAATTGCTTCTTATCAACACTCTTGGCCTCTATAAATACCTTCAAAACTTGACTTTCATGCACCACTTTCACCAAATACTTCTCTTGGCATATCTATTTTTCCCTCTCAAAAACTAACCAATTAACGATCATCATCACCACCACTTTGGTTGAGATGAAAAATATTGGGTTTCTTGCGGTGGTGGTAGCCACCTTTGTGGTGGCAGCCACCGCCGGTAGCTTCCTCCAAGACTTTGAATTAACATGGGGTGGTGGTCGTGCCAAAATCCTTGAAAATGGAAACCTTCTTACTCTCTCCCTAGACAAGGCTTCTGGCTCTGGCTTTCGTTCCAAAAATGAATACTTGTTTGGAAAAATCGACATGCAGCTCAAACTCGTGCCTGGAAATTCAGCTGGCACTGTCACAGCCTATTATGTAAGTTATTCATTCACTCCAATCCAACTGGTTCAGCCTTTCatggttttgttttgaacaCAGAAAAAATTTGCACTCTCTTGTGCAGATaaacacatcaatcaaacattaAAGAAATTAGAACGTGGCAGTGCATGATAACATGAAGCAATAATTAGTGTGATGGAATTAATGTAGGAAAGTTGTTTAGCATGAAATGttgtgaaacaaaaataaatggtGTTGCTTTGTGATTGATGCAGCTATCTTCTCTGGGACCTACTCATGATGAAATAGACTTCGAATTTTTGGGCAACTTGAGTGGTGATCCTTACACTCTTCACACCAACGTATTCAGCCAAGGCAAAGGGAATAGAGAACAACAGTTCCATCTCTGGTTTGACCCCACCAAGTACTTTCACACATACTCGGTCCAATGGAATCCTGCAAGCATCATGTAAGAAAACAAAACCAGTAAAAATGCagttttttcttgtaaatttttcatctttcaCACATCAATTTGGCTATTTACTCATAAAAAATTAACCTTTTCTCTCTGATTTCATGTAACAGATTTTCTGTGGATGGAACACCAATAAGGGAGTTCAGGAATTTGGAGACAAAGGGTGTTCCATTCCCCAAGAACCAACCCATGAGAATATACTCAAGCTTGTGGGATGCTGAGGATTGGGCCACGAGAGGTGGGCTTGTGAAAACGGATTGGAGCCAGGCCCCATTCACGGCCTCATACAGAAACTTCAATGCAGAAGCTTGTGTTTGGTCTTCTTCAGGTTCTTCTTCATGTTCTTCCTCCTCTGGCCAATCACTGGATGCCACGGGGCAAGCCAAGCTTCGTTTGGTTCAGAAGAACTACATGGTTTACAACTACTGCACTGATATCAGACGTTTTCCACAAGGGCTCCCTCCAGAATGTTCCTCTGCATGAGGATCAACATCAACATCATCAGAATCAATCAACCAAAGTTGCATATATATTACGTAAATGCATGTTATGTTAATTCCTTTTCTTGTATGAAGCTAAAACTATGATTGTTGGACTGTGCTTTGTTGAGCACTCCATTGTTTGTGACAGATAAACTGTGTAAAATCATATTCATGGCACTGTGTGATGTGCTGTAATTGTAAACTATGCCGATTAATAAATTTGCCAGAGGGTTAAAAAGTTCATGCAACTCTTCTTATTCAATTGGCTTCGCATAAAGTGCATGATACAAAATATAGTAATCTACAGCTTCATGCCTTTTCTCATTCTTTGGATAATTTAATTAGTGTACGACCTGTAtttatccaatttttttaattcaaagaattataataattatattaatgaaGGTCTCATATAACCTTTATATATAGATGATAGAAATTCCCTCTTTGCCAAAactattattgaaaaaaaaaacaaaggtttttcattggaaaaaatatatatttaattaaaaaaattaccaatacttatctttgtttctattttaaatgtttgaataaaagatttcattgttttttttttaaataaatgggTATAAAAGTATATACGTTAaatggaaaagaataaatttttgctttataacttatttataatattgtataagtatgtattaatattatctcttaattttttttcgatAACAAACtagattatttaatactttaaagTAAGTTTCCCATTTTTGTAGATCCTCAAGAAAATGTAAAGTAATGAATACTACAGCACTAGATGTACCTTAGGTCatgtcactttttttttctttttcattcccattctttctcatttaaaatatattttcaaatagattattctagaatATATAATTGGGAAAGCTTTTTAGATTTATTCCAAAACtgaatttttttagtgtaaataatataatagaatCCTGAGAATGGATAAGAAGAAAAGGGGTAGGTGATTACTACTATAGCACAAACTCTTCACCCTTTTGAACTTTAATTCCTTTCCATTTTAGAATCAATCTTCAGAAAGAGGGCATAATtggaataacaaaaataaaccaaaagCTCTGAACCATCACCCTCACTCTTTTAACACATAAAACACCAACAAGTGGAGGTCCCAAAACAGAGCCATGATATTCAcgcaaaaaatagaaaaaataaataaataaagttgcgTAACCgggtgaaaataaaaataaaaaaaaatcctctattctttattattaatgGGAGtatctttaataatatattattcagcatattcttctatatttattattattgtggagATGAGCATGCCTAGAAGGACGTTCTTGCGGAATATGGTGAAGTGTGGTCTCACAGGCTCCGATAATAACAATGCTTTTAacagtaataaaattattcattaaataaGGTGTTGAATTGTTTATAGATATATGATAGaactgaaattaaattaatagaagtattgtaataattgaataaatatacaaagtaacattaaaagtataatattataattctatgatatcgaaaactaaaataaaacataaatttataggtttttaatatttaaaatgcatATAAAACTTAAAGCAAATATTTaatgcatatttatatataaatgtggtAATAGAGATTATGGTATCTTCTTTGTCTTGTTTAGTGAAAATTTATccaaaataatatgtttttccTAGTTTTTTATTAGACATCTATTATCATTTTGTCATAATCAGATAaagttattatataaatttatatgaaacatgacttgaatttaaatttttgtttaaatcagTTACTTCTCATGAATTTGTCACTAACTTGAATTTGGTGTCTATTTTTCGGAACAAATTTCATCATtagtttaattccatttctagtTTTAACTTTCATTGCCAATTCCATTGTTAATTCATATTgtcacaattttttaataattttgttcactTATTACAATTACTTTCCTTTACTTTCTTAATTTGAGTCATATTTTGactgtgttttctttttcaaattatttattttcttgatttgAGACATATATTTAGCACGTGGTtatctttttcatattatatattcttGATTTGagtcatatatttaaaatgtgttttcttgAACATTTTAAGATCTTTTATAGAAGTGTCCTTTCAACTTGATACTTGTttaataatttacattttaaaatcttCATGTTAAGTATGTAAGTGAATATGAGTGAACCTTCctttcttaaataattaaggAGAAGAGACTTGTGaggataatatttttttggggTAAAGTACGATTTTAGACTCTaaactttgatccaaaattaaaatttgtctttatctgaaatttcgatatattttgtttcctaaattttaagaatgaatgaatatagtccttttaatccaattaggttaactttttttattttacgtgTCTGGAACgcgtttcatgataatatttgagttgtttacaccatttaaCAAATTCTCGATTCAATATCTGTTGGGAAATACAGTCGATTCAATATCTGCTGGAAAATACGCTCGATACCTAAAAAAAGTTAacgtaattgaattaaaataactacaatcattcatttttaaagtttagagattagaatatattgaaattttaaacaggaatgaatttcaattttggatcaaagtttagaaactaaaaatatacttaatcttttttttttcttctaattttatgtttgtttagttttttttttcactatttttagATACAATGTCAAaaacatttcttttctttctcctcttCAAGCTAGCAAATGAGTAATTGAAAGTAGAACTATACATAAAGGAAGGAGAAATAAAGAGTTTGATGACTTTAAGAGAAAATccaaagaagagaaaagaaaatttaagaaGGATAGATATTATTTTGAGAGAAGAATGTCTCAAAACTCCTCTGAAGTTAGTCCAACTTCAAAAAACTACATAAAAATATTCCAGAGttctacaaattttttttttcaccagtTAGAAAAGTCAACGTATCAATATGCTATGTTATGAAATTCATAAATTGACAAATTGGGCTAAGACAAAACTCATAGGTTAATTAGTTGCTGTCATCCATCCTTAACACACAAAACTTTACAGATTTAATCCAATTTATTGTACATTGAAGCAATAAAAGAACAAAGTTATTTTCATCCGTGTGGAAAATGAATCAAACTTTCCTTAACTCAACGAAACTGAATATCAATGTTTATGCTGCATTTTCTTAACAGATTTAGTTGCTGATAAGGATGCAACTGTGTCAGCATTGCCATAGTTTTGGCCCAGGAAAGATGTTCAACGTTGTTGACTTGATTGCAGCCTGTGGATGCTTGTGCATGCATCAACACATGAAGAATTTGAGAATTGAGATTTGTTGAACTGATTCTCAcgcattcttcttcttcattctgGTAAATTCAGAAAGTTAAATACATCCCTTTGCCTCTCTTCATTACTACATAATACAGAGATAGAGGCACTTAGAAGTTCTTAGTGAATTATGGACAATAGTTTCTTACAAATACTCAGTCTACACATCTTTCTGCAAGATGAATCATTCTTGCTAAGATTTTCTAAATCTAGCTCTGTAGGATGTTGTAAATCTAAGTCCATAGTTCTTACTTAGTTTCTATTAGAATTTGCCAACATACAAAAGGAAGAAGCAGAACAATTTGGATCATGCTGCAGAAACAACTGTCACAGAAAGTTGCTCCAGACCACAGTAATATGTTATGAAGAATGATTTCATTAACAAAATCCATAAACTGTACCAGCAAATAGGTTTACATTGTTTCAGTTTCCAAGTGTATTTGATTCATGACATGATATAATTAACAGGATCaaagtaaaagaaatataacTAGGAAATCGCATAATTTTCAtacctctttcttctttttctggtTAGGAGAACAAGTAATCCAAATCCTACAATGATTGCAACTTTTACTACCTGAAAAGTGAAGATGTGTGGACAAGGACATATAAGCATATTGTAAAATAGAGGAGAAAGAACAACCTGttctaaattatgtttaagactTAACACCTATTGAAACACAAGATAGATAAATGCAACATTGTTTATTGAAACTCAATGCTTACTTGGGGGCAGTGATGCATATATAGAAATAGTGATAATTTACCTGGCGTACCACTTCCAAggtctaaaattaaaattttcatgcTAGACAACAAAGATTCTCTTAAACTGAAAGTAGATAATAACCTGATTAAATGGACCTCCAGAATTTTCAT
Encoded here:
- the LOC114196196 gene encoding probable xyloglucan endotransglucosylase/hydrolase protein 23 yields the protein MKNIGFLAVVVATFVVAATAGSFLQDFELTWGGGRAKILENGNLLTLSLDKASGSGFRSKNEYLFGKIDMQLKLVPGNSAGTVTAYYLSSLGPTHDEIDFEFLGNLSGDPYTLHTNVFSQGKGNREQQFHLWFDPTKYFHTYSVQWNPASIIFSVDGTPIREFRNLETKGVPFPKNQPMRIYSSLWDAEDWATRGGLVKTDWSQAPFTASYRNFNAEACVWSSSGSSSCSSSSGQSLDATGQAKLRLVQKNYMVYNYCTDIRRFPQGLPPECSSA